CCTTCCCTCCCTCCCCGATAACGCTCCCCCGTGTTTTCAAGACGTTAAGCCTCGTGACCGACCCGTCGAGTTTGTGGCACCCTGATTGCTGCTCCTCGGGCGCGACGGATCGATCTGCCGACCGGCGCATGTCCTCAGCGATCAACGAACCACGGGAGATCTCCAGGGCGTGGACAAGGCCTCGATCGTTCAGGCGTTCGACAGCGCCGCGATTCTTCTGGTCGCGGTGGGAAGCGACGGCAAGATCGGTTACGTCAGCCGGTCCGCCGAGTTGATGTTCGGACCGATCCTGGGGATGGACCTCTCGGCGCCGCCCGCGACGGAAGACCCCCGCTCGCCGCTGGCCGCGCTGGTGGCGGCGTTCGGGACCGAAGACGGGGCGTCGCACGCGGAGACCGCCCCCCGCATGGTCCGTGCGAAGAATTCCGGGAAGCCCATGTACCTCTGGCTGCAGATTCTCCCGCTGGGAGCCGGCGGAGCCGAAGGGCGCCTCATTCTTTTCAGCGATTTGACCGATTTCGTCTCGGGATCGGAGCCCGTCCGCGCGCTCGTCTCCCAGCTGGCCCACGATCTCCGATCGCCGCTCACGTCGATATCGGGCGCGGCCGAGCTGCTTCTCAGCGGTCGCGTCGGAGAGCTCGTCGGAGCCCAGGGGCGGCTCGTGAAGATCGTGGATGAGGGGACGCAGAAGCTGGCGGCGATCATCAAGGGGGCCTACGAAGAGGGGGGACGTGAAGAGGGAGGCGCTTCAAGATGAACACCGGTCGAATCCTGGTCGTCGACGACAGCGACAGCATCCGAAACGTGCTCCAGATGAACTTCGAGTGGCTCGGCTACGAGGTCATCTGCGCGACGGACGGCGAGGAGGCGCTGCGCATGGTCGCCAAGGATCCGCCGGATCTGATCATCCTCGACGTCATGATGCCGCGGTTCAATGGATACCAGGTGTGCCGCACGCTGAAGTCGGACCCCGGCGTGAGTGACATCCCCGTCATCTTCCTGACGGCGAAGGATCAGAAGGAGGATCGATTCTGGGGCAAGGACTGCGGCGCCGATGAGTACCTGACCAAGCCATTCTCCGCGGCGAAGCTCGAGCGCGTCATCGAGCGGCTCCTCGAGGATCGCGAGCGCCGCGCCACGATGGGCGACATCACCTCGCGCGCCCACGCGATGAAGTCCCGCGGGGAGAACTGCTCGATCGTGACCTTCTCGATGGAGCGCAAGGCGATGGCCGTGTTCCGTCAGAAGTACGGCGAGATCAAGTTCCGCGAGGCTCTCGATGCCGTGCGGAGGACCATCGAGGCGATCCTCGCGGCGGAGGCTCCCGATTTCATGATGGAGGTCCGGGGCGACGGAATCCTCCGCGCCGTCCTTCCGTGCGACGCCGTCCGCGGCGATGCCGTCACCGCGCGGATCAGGACGCAGGGGAATCTCCTGCTGCGAGGCTTCTACGCGCGGGAGGACGCCGAGCGCGGCTACGTCGTCACGCGCGCCAACGCCTCGGGTGTCGAGATGCACGTGCCCCTCCTCGCGCTGGACGCGTCCGGCGAGGCGGAGCCGGCGCACGCGTGACTTCCCGGAAAGAAGGGATGAGCGGGACCCGTGTGTATAATGGCGCCGTTTCGACTCGCGACGCGGCACTGGCGGCCAAGCCGAGGGGAGGAACGGTCATCCGAGTGACTCCAAAGGTCCTGGTCGTCGATGACGATCCCGGAATCCGGGCAACGTTCGAGGAGATGCTGAGATCGTGCGGATGCGACGTCGAGTCGTCCGCAGACGGGGAGTCCGCCCTCCACGCCATCAAGAACGAGGCCTACGAGGTCGTCTTCGTCGACTACCGCCTCCCGAAGGCCGACGGGATGGAGATTCTGGCCGAAGTGAAGGCCTTCCATCCCGAGACCGAGGTCGTGGTCATCACCGGCGAGGGGAACGAGCAGCTCGTCCGCGCCGCGTTCAAGAGCGGCGCGCTCGACTACATCACGAAACCCGTGCGCATCGCCGATCTGGAGATCGTCGTCCACCAGGCCCTGGAGCGGCAACGGCTCCGGCGTGAGAACCAGGAGCTGCGCCGCCAGAACCGTGATCTGAAGCTGCTGATCGATTCGAAGTATTCCTTCAAGAACATCATCGGCAGCACGCTCGTGATGCGGCACGTCTTCGACCTGATCAAGCGCGTCGCGCCGACCCGCAGCACGATTCTGCTCACCGGGGAGAGCGGCACAGGCAAGGAATTGATCGCCCGCGCGATCCACCACGAGAGCGATCGATCCGACCGGCCGTTCGTCGCCGTGAACTGCGGCGCGCTTCCGGACAATCTCCTCGAGGACGAGTTGTTCGG
This region of Acidobacteriota bacterium genomic DNA includes:
- a CDS encoding response regulator; translated protein: MNTGRILVVDDSDSIRNVLQMNFEWLGYEVICATDGEEALRMVAKDPPDLIILDVMMPRFNGYQVCRTLKSDPGVSDIPVIFLTAKDQKEDRFWGKDCGADEYLTKPFSAAKLERVIERLLEDRERRATMGDITSRAHAMKSRGENCSIVTFSMERKAMAVFRQKYGEIKFREALDAVRRTIEAILAAEAPDFMMEVRGDGILRAVLPCDAVRGDAVTARIRTQGNLLLRGFYAREDAERGYVVTRANASGVEMHVPLLALDASGEAEPAHA